A DNA window from Pyxidicoccus xibeiensis contains the following coding sequences:
- a CDS encoding DUF2383 domain-containing protein: MAQTGSDIETLNSFLRGEISAVETYRQALGHVSDDRLRGTLEECQHDHEHRVGELRERIRKLGGEPAESSGVWGTFSKLVQGGADLLGEKTAILALEEGEDHGLNDYQRDADQVHGEARRFVKTELLPAQKRTHERMSRLKRTLH; encoded by the coding sequence ATGGCGCAGACCGGTAGCGATATCGAGACACTGAATTCCTTCCTCCGCGGGGAGATCTCCGCCGTGGAGACGTATCGCCAGGCGCTCGGGCATGTTTCAGACGACCGGCTGCGTGGGACGCTGGAGGAGTGCCAGCACGACCACGAGCACCGCGTGGGGGAGCTGCGCGAGCGCATCCGGAAGCTCGGGGGCGAGCCCGCGGAGAGCTCGGGCGTGTGGGGCACGTTCTCGAAGCTGGTCCAGGGGGGCGCCGACCTGCTGGGTGAGAAGACCGCCATCCTGGCCCTGGAAGAAGGCGAGGACCACGGGCTCAACGACTACCAGCGTGACGCGGACCAGGTCCACGGCGAGGCCCGCCGCTTCGTGAAGACGGAGCTGCTGCCCGCCCAGAAGCGCACCCACGAGCGGATGAGCCGCCTCAAGCGCACCCTGCACTGA
- a CDS encoding DUF2378 family protein has product MSDERVIFGNTVDSLYGRTLDGDLTPELKARLKALGLDLDAPLQAAYPHAVWVRCLDETGRTLHPDVPLDEARRRLARRMIEGYAQTLMGASVLAMARVLGTMRSLGRMTHNFRSGNNFTETRLEVVSPNAADLWFNEPEATEGFVEGVLEEGLQRIGVKGLVITRTRQGPDSCTYRVQWDDTAAS; this is encoded by the coding sequence ATGAGCGACGAGCGCGTCATCTTCGGCAACACGGTGGACAGCCTGTATGGCAGGACGCTGGATGGCGACCTGACGCCGGAGCTCAAGGCCCGGCTGAAGGCGCTGGGCCTGGACCTGGACGCGCCGCTGCAAGCGGCCTACCCGCACGCCGTCTGGGTGCGCTGCCTGGACGAGACGGGCCGCACCTTGCACCCGGACGTGCCGCTGGACGAGGCACGCAGGCGGCTCGCCCGGCGGATGATTGAGGGCTACGCGCAGACGCTGATGGGCGCTTCGGTGCTCGCCATGGCCCGCGTTCTCGGCACCATGCGCTCGCTGGGGCGGATGACGCACAACTTCCGCAGCGGCAACAACTTCACGGAGACGCGGCTCGAGGTCGTCAGCCCCAACGCCGCGGACCTCTGGTTCAACGAGCCCGAGGCCACCGAGGGCTTCGTGGAGGGTGTGCTGGAGGAAGGCCTCCAGCGCATCGGCGTGAAGGGGCTCGTCATCACCCGCACCCGCCAGGGCCCCGACTCCTGCACCTACCGCGTCCAGTGGGACGACACCGCCGCGAGCTGA
- a CDS encoding NlpC/P60 family protein — protein sequence MRRSTVLGVLLGGVLLGGAAGAQEGTRRGSRAPLPERFVAAAREVLGVPYLLGGRLRQPGEGIDCQGVLFYAAERVGRCGWKSFSVLPTVSVPSGELGAAVPGMAPVASSALDVSRLRAGDVLWLVGFSPNPAEPSIGELQGRPVWVWHTGLYSGGGRWIVGDHFAGEVVEVDLVAYLAAHADTYSGLIVTRMEAEPRPARCRRHPPMQSPTAGVPDGGR from the coding sequence ATGCGACGGAGCACGGTTCTCGGAGTCCTTCTGGGCGGCGTCCTCCTCGGAGGCGCGGCGGGCGCGCAGGAGGGAACTCGCCGTGGCTCGCGGGCTCCGCTGCCCGAGCGCTTCGTGGCCGCGGCTCGCGAGGTGCTCGGGGTGCCGTACCTCCTCGGCGGCCGGCTGCGCCAGCCGGGCGAGGGCATCGACTGCCAGGGCGTCCTGTTCTACGCCGCAGAGCGGGTGGGGCGGTGCGGCTGGAAGTCCTTCTCGGTGCTGCCCACCGTCTCGGTGCCGTCCGGTGAGCTGGGCGCCGCCGTGCCCGGCATGGCGCCCGTGGCCTCGTCCGCGCTCGACGTGTCGCGGCTGCGCGCCGGTGACGTGCTGTGGCTGGTGGGCTTCTCGCCCAACCCCGCCGAGCCCTCCATCGGCGAGCTCCAGGGCCGGCCCGTCTGGGTCTGGCACACGGGGCTCTACAGCGGAGGCGGCCGGTGGATTGTCGGTGACCACTTCGCCGGGGAGGTCGTGGAGGTGGACCTCGTCGCATACCTCGCCGCGCACGCGGACACCTACTCGGGGCTCATCGTCACCCGGATGGAGGCGGAGCCGCGGCCCGCCCGCTGCCGCCGTCACCCGCCCATGCAGAGCCCCACGGCCGGTGTGCCGGATGGCGGGCGGTGA